The proteins below are encoded in one region of Ascochyta rabiei chromosome 9, complete sequence:
- a CDS encoding Protein farnesyltransferase has protein sequence MALPSRSSAQAPSERLEEIISGEGRIEELSDSSLNSEDEYEDMGTATPEEQANIAYLESVRIPIQEELQTSTSTTQDDTLKVVLPFLEGNPNDFPLNSHGIPTLQRKKHVAFLEDALDDYPAGFAMMDASRPWMVYWALQGLTALGEDVSEHQRRTAHTFSLAQHPEGGFGGGYGQMPHLACSYAAILSLATTGGTAAYESINRKTMWHFLGRMKQADGGFTICQGGEEDIRGAFCAMVLLSLLNLPLELPNDSPARQQGLTSFTDNLGDWVSKCQSWDGGISAAPGNEAHGAYAFCGLGCLSILGPPKETLNKYLDIPLLVHWMSSRQCTPEGGYNGRTNKLVDGCYSHWVGGCWSLVEAATTKGVWNRAALGRYILAAAQEKKGGLRDKPGKRSDAYHTCYNLAGLSAAQHHYVYDENINKGLGEVGLGAPFRWKTEGMHWEDIVWDASDVVGKIHPVFVIPFRAVYECRRYFEGKEGF, from the coding sequence ATGGCTCTTCCGTCACGCAGCTCAGCACAGGCTCCTTCGGAACGTCTTGAAGAGATCATCTCTGGTGAAGGTCGGATAGAAGAGCTGTCAGATTCATCGCTCAATTCAGAAGACGAGTACGAAGACATGGGTACCGCGACCCCTGAAGAGCAGGCGAACATAGCTTATTTGGAGAGCGTCCGCATACCAATCCAGGAGGAACTACAGACGAGTACATCTACGACACAGGATGATACCCTCAAAGTCGTCCTGCCGTTTCTGGAGGGAAATCCAAACGATTTTCCCCTCAACTCACACGGCATCCCAACTTTGCAACGCAAGAAACATGTGGCGTTTCTGGAAGACGCACTGGACGACTACCCTGCCGGTTTCGCTATGATGGACGCTTCACGACCGTGGATGGTTTACTGGGCTCTTCAAGGCTTGACAGCTTTAGGTGAAGATGTGTCAGAACACCAGCGACGAACAGCACACACATTCTCCCTAGCTCAGCATCCTGAGGGCGGATTTGGAGGTGGCTACGGTCAAATGCCGCATCTCGCCTGTTCGTATGCCGCCATACTTTCGCTTGCCACAACTGGTGGCACTGCAGCCTACGAATCGATCAATCGCAAAACCATGTGGCACTTCCTGGGCCGTATGAAGCAAGCGGATGGAGGTTTCACCATATGTCAAGGCGGCGAGGAGGATATCAGGGGTGCCTTCTGTGCCATGGTCTTACTGTCGCTTCTGAACCTTCCTCTTGAGCTGCCAAACGACTCACCGGCTCGGCAACAAGGCCTTACATCATTCACGGACAACCTTGGTGATTGGGTCTCCAAATGTCAGTCCTGGGATGGTGGCATCTCCGCGGCACCTGGGAACGAGGCTCACGGTGCCTACGCATTCTGCGGATTAGGGTGTCTTTCCATCCTCGGACCCCCGAAGGAGACGTTGAACAAGTACCTCGACATACCACTTCTTGTCCACTGGATGTCTTCCCGCCAATGTACGCCCGAGGGTGGCTACAATGGCCGGACTAACAAGCTCGTCGACGGCTGCTACTCGCACTGGGTCGGAGGCTGCTGGTCGCTTGTCGAAGCCGCAACGACCAAAGGCGTCTGGAATCGCGCCGCTCTAGGGCGCTACATCCTAGCAGCTGCACAAGAAAAGAAGGGTGGCCTGAGAGATAAGCCCGGGAAGCGCTCTGATGCGTATCACACTTGTTACAATTTGGCTGGCTTGAGCGCTGCTCAACACCATTACGTGTATGATGAGAACATCAACAAAGGTCTCGGTGAGGTCGGGCTGGGTGCGCCGTTCCGCTGGAAGACGGAGGGTATGCACTGGGAGGATATCGTGTGGGATGCGAGTGACGTTGTGGGGAAGATTCATCCAGTTTTTGTCATCCCGTTTAGGGCTGTTTATGAGTGCAGGAGGTATTTTGAGGGCAAGGAGGGCTTCTGA